A stretch of Lysobacter sp. K5869 DNA encodes these proteins:
- a CDS encoding EAL domain-containing protein has protein sequence MKPDAPAAGTACASADAAPGDALAALQAALRDPQLPAHLRAGLERAADALRRERDDAALIREAFDAIPDLVTVLDEDGTVVEINRHGMGAHRRLREDIVGQPIHVLNPELPKDHLAPVWETLNRGDSYIIEVTNKRGDGTRFPVEVHSAGFVHDGARRIIAVARDLSSREENELRFRELVESIDRGLIVQDDALRIVYANSAAMSLLSLHSGESIVDELRSGDWMVVDERGHELAPEHYPSRVALDSGLVVNSTVLGLYHRIRRELIWLSVTAVPQFPPGGDRPHQVFALFSNITELKRDSALFDRAQALAHIGGWEWDAGRDRLYLTFEAQRILGRDSAPTRIEELIGCLLPLDRHRLRNALERTLAGGRSLDLELQGLRADASVFWVRAIADAGVGDVVRQVLTGTLQDITERKLEEEQLRIQARSDPLTGLLNRDAVQDELERRLDAFPHAPLGVLYIDLDRFKVVNDILGHAAGDRLLASAARRIRHAVGDQAQIARFGGDEFLVVCSLDGDPTRAERLADAILEIFGDSFRVDGEEFTITASIGIAQAPLDGRTAQQLIQSADVAMYDSKRRGRNSWQAFTPELAEQQLHRLQLETHLRRAVHNDEFHLVYQPQVNLHDGRVVAAEALIRWRNRSLGEMSPDRFIDHAETTGDIVGIGGWVLHEACRQLRQWRDQGLSIERVAVNVSYRQFLGDDLGHTVAAALAEHGLPGSALELEFTERVLIEDAPDTVRTFARLRELGVSLSIDDFGEGYSALNYIRRLPIHGLKLSQLFVQGVPDNQSDVAVCQAVTGIARSLGLGLVAEGVETQRQRAFLRELGVLIGQGFLFAPGLAPDELRDYCLAQTPR, from the coding sequence GTGAAGCCCGACGCGCCCGCGGCCGGTACTGCCTGCGCGTCCGCGGACGCGGCGCCGGGCGATGCGCTCGCCGCGCTGCAAGCGGCGCTGCGCGATCCGCAACTGCCCGCGCACCTGCGCGCCGGGCTGGAACGCGCCGCCGACGCGCTGCGCCGCGAGCGCGACGACGCCGCGCTGATCCGCGAGGCCTTCGACGCGATTCCCGATCTGGTCACCGTGCTCGACGAAGACGGCACCGTGGTCGAGATCAACCGCCACGGCATGGGCGCGCACCGGCGCCTGCGCGAGGACATCGTCGGCCAGCCGATCCACGTGCTCAATCCCGAACTGCCGAAGGATCACCTCGCGCCGGTGTGGGAAACCCTCAACCGCGGCGACAGCTACATCATCGAAGTCACCAACAAGCGCGGCGACGGCACCCGCTTCCCGGTGGAAGTGCATTCGGCCGGCTTCGTCCACGACGGCGCGCGCCGGATCATCGCGGTCGCGCGCGACCTCAGCAGCCGCGAAGAGAACGAGCTGCGCTTCCGCGAGCTGGTCGAATCCATCGACCGCGGCCTGATCGTGCAGGACGACGCGCTGCGCATCGTCTACGCCAACAGCGCAGCGATGAGCCTGCTGTCGCTGCACAGCGGCGAAAGCATCGTCGACGAACTGCGCTCGGGCGATTGGATGGTGGTGGACGAACGCGGCCACGAACTGGCGCCGGAGCACTATCCCTCGCGGGTCGCGCTCGACAGCGGGCTGGTGGTCAACAGCACCGTGCTCGGGCTGTACCACCGCATCCGCCGCGAACTGATCTGGCTGTCGGTCACCGCGGTGCCGCAGTTCCCGCCCGGCGGCGACCGCCCGCATCAGGTGTTCGCGCTGTTCTCCAACATCACCGAACTCAAGCGCGACAGCGCCCTGTTCGACCGCGCCCAGGCGCTGGCCCACATCGGCGGCTGGGAATGGGACGCCGGCCGCGACCGGCTCTATCTCACCTTCGAAGCCCAGCGCATCCTCGGCCGCGACAGCGCGCCGACCCGGATCGAAGAACTGATCGGCTGCCTCCTGCCGCTGGACCGCCACCGCCTGCGCAACGCGCTCGAACGCACCCTCGCCGGCGGCCGCAGCCTGGATCTGGAACTGCAGGGCCTGCGCGCCGACGCCAGCGTGTTCTGGGTGCGCGCCATCGCCGACGCCGGCGTCGGCGACGTAGTGCGACAAGTGCTGACCGGCACCCTGCAGGACATCACCGAACGCAAGCTCGAAGAAGAGCAATTGCGCATCCAGGCGCGCAGCGACCCGCTCACCGGCCTGCTCAACCGCGACGCCGTGCAGGACGAACTGGAACGGCGCCTGGACGCGTTCCCGCACGCGCCCTTGGGCGTGCTCTACATCGACCTGGACCGCTTCAAAGTCGTCAACGACATCCTCGGCCACGCCGCCGGCGACCGCCTGCTGGCCTCGGCCGCGCGCCGCATCCGCCACGCGGTCGGCGATCAGGCCCAGATCGCCCGCTTCGGCGGCGACGAATTCCTCGTGGTGTGCTCGCTCGACGGCGACCCGACCCGCGCCGAACGCCTCGCCGACGCGATCCTGGAAATCTTCGGCGACAGCTTCCGCGTCGACGGCGAGGAATTCACCATCACCGCCAGCATCGGCATCGCCCAGGCGCCGCTCGACGGCCGCACCGCGCAGCAACTGATCCAAAGCGCCGACGTGGCCATGTACGACAGCAAGCGCCGCGGCCGCAACAGCTGGCAAGCCTTCACCCCGGAACTGGCCGAACAGCAGTTGCACCGCCTGCAGTTGGAAACCCACCTGCGCCGCGCCGTGCACAACGACGAGTTCCATCTGGTCTACCAGCCGCAGGTCAACCTGCACGACGGCCGCGTGGTCGCGGCCGAGGCGCTGATCCGCTGGCGCAACCGCTCGCTCGGCGAAATGAGCCCGGACCGCTTCATCGACCATGCCGAAACCACCGGCGACATCGTCGGCATCGGCGGCTGGGTGCTGCACGAAGCCTGCCGCCAATTGCGCCAATGGCGCGATCAAGGCCTGAGCATCGAACGCGTCGCGGTCAACGTCTCCTACCGCCAATTCCTCGGCGACGACCTCGGCCACACCGTCGCCGCCGCGCTGGCCGAACACGGCCTGCCCGGCAGCGCGCTGGAACTGGAATTCACCGAACGCGTGCTGATCGAAGACGCGCCCGACACCGTGCGCACCTTCGCCCGCCTGCGCGAACTCGGCGTGAGCCTGTCGATCGACGACTTCGGCGAGGGCTACAGCGCGCTCAACTACATCCGCCGTTTGCCGATCCACGGGCTCAAGCTCAGCCAGTTGTTCGTGCAGGGCGTGCCGGACAACCAATCCGACGTGGCGGTGTGTCAGGCAGTGACCGGCATCGCCCGCAGCCTCGGCTTGGGTTTGGTCGCCGAGGGCGTGGAAACCCAGCGGCAGCGGGCGTTCCTGCGCGAACTGGGCGTCTTGATCGGCCAAGGCTTCCTGTTCGCGCCGGGCTTGGCGCCCGACGAACTGCGCGATTACTGCCTCGCGCAAACGCCGCGCTGA
- a CDS encoding agmatinase family protein yields the protein MTPIALLGVPNDENSSYLRGPAEAPAAIRRELFSDAYAQYSESGVDLSAPGRWIDHGDVRFDAGVDPWTSIETAVERALEPGHPLISLGGDHAVTHPILRAVRRRHSRLTIVHVDAHPDIYDAYQGNPRSHASPFARIMEEGLADRLIQVGLRATSAEHRAQFRRFGVETVSAAQWTGDLQLRIDGPVYLSLDLDALDPAFAPGVSHREPGGATPRQAIGLIHSLERRLVAADVVEYNPRCDIENTTALVAAKLVKEIAGILAGGTRAAANLAA from the coding sequence ATGACCCCGATCGCTTTGTTGGGCGTTCCCAACGACGAAAATTCTTCCTACCTGCGCGGCCCGGCCGAGGCGCCGGCCGCGATCCGCCGCGAGCTGTTTTCCGATGCGTACGCGCAGTACAGCGAGAGCGGGGTGGATCTGTCGGCGCCTGGGCGCTGGATCGACCACGGCGATGTGCGCTTCGACGCGGGCGTCGATCCGTGGACGTCGATCGAAACAGCGGTGGAGCGCGCGCTGGAACCGGGGCATCCGTTGATTTCACTCGGCGGCGATCATGCGGTGACCCATCCGATCCTGCGCGCGGTGCGCCGCCGCCATTCGCGTTTGACCATCGTGCATGTCGATGCGCATCCGGATATCTACGACGCCTACCAAGGCAATCCGCGCTCGCACGCTTCGCCGTTCGCGCGGATCATGGAAGAAGGGTTGGCGGACCGCTTGATCCAGGTCGGCCTGCGCGCGACCAGCGCCGAGCATCGCGCGCAGTTCCGCCGTTTCGGCGTGGAGACGGTGAGCGCGGCGCAATGGACCGGCGACCTGCAACTGCGGATCGACGGGCCGGTGTATCTCTCGCTCGATCTCGACGCGCTGGATCCGGCGTTCGCGCCGGGCGTATCGCACCGCGAACCGGGCGGGGCGACGCCGCGGCAAGCGATCGGCTTGATCCATAGCCTGGAGCGGCGTTTGGTCGCGGCCGATGTGGTCGAGTACAACCCGCGTTGCGATATCGAGAACACGACGGCGCTGGTGGCGGCGAAGCTGGTCAAGGAGATCGCCGGGATCCTGGCGGGCGGGACGCGCGCGGCGGCGAATCTGGCGGCGTGA
- a CDS encoding urea carboxylase-associated family protein: MPPMPPTAAVPASALPVPAAGAVGVRLRGGQRLRIYDPHGGQSGDLMAYSADGGERLSNGCTFDYGGKLLLSSGDVLWSDRSRRLLTLVGDRVGRHDFLHAACSAPMYRLQYGLDGEPRNCHDNLCAALRGLGVEPGPLPTPLNLFMRADIAPDGRLTVRPAASRAGDWVELRAEMDLAVAISACPAATCNGGAPPRSLAYLIL; encoded by the coding sequence ATGCCTCCGATGCCTCCCACCGCCGCGGTGCCCGCGTCCGCCTTGCCCGTGCCCGCCGCCGGCGCGGTCGGCGTGCGGTTGCGCGGCGGCCAGCGCCTGCGCATCTACGACCCGCACGGCGGCCAGAGCGGCGATCTGATGGCTTATTCGGCCGACGGCGGCGAGCGGCTCAGCAACGGCTGCACTTTCGATTACGGCGGCAAGCTGCTGCTGAGCAGCGGCGATGTGCTGTGGTCGGACCGCAGCCGGCGCTTGCTGACCCTCGTCGGCGACCGCGTCGGCCGCCACGATTTCCTGCATGCGGCGTGCAGCGCGCCGATGTACCGCCTGCAGTACGGCCTCGACGGCGAGCCGCGCAATTGCCACGACAACCTGTGCGCCGCGCTGCGCGGGTTGGGCGTGGAGCCCGGGCCGTTGCCGACGCCGTTGAACCTGTTCATGCGCGCCGACATCGCGCCGGACGGACGGCTGACGGTCCGCCCGGCGGCGTCGCGCGCCGGCGATTGGGTCGAACTGCGCGCCGAGATGGATCTGGCCGTGGCGATCTCCGCCTGCCCGGCCGCGACCTGCAACGGCGGCGCGCCGCCGCGCTCGCTGGCTTATCTGATTCTTTGA
- a CDS encoding LysR family transcriptional regulator yields MFDLTRLRLLRELAHRGTMTAVAEALGLTSSAVSQQLATLEREAGAKLLEQVGRRVRLTAQGERLAAHADTIVRQVETAALELREFAAQPAGELQVASFSTFAKQHLLPAVARAQRRFPRLRVRLSELESDDALLAVREGRCDLALSFAYNLVPRAPVAGLSAQPLLEEPVLLALPATWRDRGGAVDLRRLARQDWIVGSRQSDDGLLAERACAAAGFVPRIVHTIDDYDLMLRMVAAGFGIGFVPRLALQGPGADAVIARAVHGAPPTRRIQAWTRDALADSPLVRALLAELRDTIGADAG; encoded by the coding sequence ATGTTCGACCTGACCCGCCTGCGCCTGCTGCGCGAACTCGCCCACCGCGGCACCATGACCGCGGTGGCCGAAGCTCTGGGGCTGACCTCGTCGGCGGTGTCGCAGCAACTGGCCACGCTCGAACGCGAGGCCGGCGCCAAGCTGCTGGAGCAAGTCGGCCGCCGGGTGCGGCTGACCGCGCAGGGCGAGCGTCTGGCCGCGCACGCCGACACCATCGTGCGCCAGGTCGAAACCGCCGCGCTGGAGCTGCGCGAATTCGCCGCGCAACCCGCCGGCGAGCTGCAAGTCGCCAGCTTCTCCACCTTCGCCAAGCAGCACCTGCTGCCGGCCGTCGCGCGCGCGCAGCGGCGCTTCCCGCGCCTGCGCGTGCGCCTGAGCGAACTGGAATCCGACGACGCCCTGCTCGCGGTGCGCGAAGGCCGCTGCGATCTGGCGTTGAGCTTCGCCTACAACCTCGTCCCGCGCGCGCCGGTCGCCGGCCTCAGCGCGCAGCCGCTGCTGGAAGAACCGGTGCTGCTGGCGCTGCCGGCCACGTGGCGCGACCGCGGCGGCGCGGTCGATCTGCGCCGGCTCGCGCGCCAAGACTGGATCGTCGGCTCGCGCCAGAGCGACGACGGCCTGCTGGCCGAACGCGCCTGCGCCGCGGCCGGTTTCGTCCCGCGCATCGTCCACACCATCGACGATTACGATCTGATGCTGCGCATGGTCGCCGCCGGATTCGGCATCGGCTTCGTGCCGCGATTAGCGCTGCAAGGCCCAGGCGCCGACGCGGTGATCGCGCGCGCGGTGCACGGCGCGCCGCCGACCCGGCGCATCCAGGCCTGGACCCGCGACGCGCTGGCCGATTCGCCGCTAGTGCGCGCCTTGCTCGCGGAATTGCGCGACACCATCGGCGCGGACGCGGGTTGA
- a CDS encoding type II toxin-antitoxin system PemK/MazF family toxin — translation MDRDLEAFAAIAHDRIAQGEVFWLPPDPARGSVPGAPHPHVVVQDDLFNRSRIATVVVCALSTNPARAAEPGNVALEPGEGGLPRRSVVVVSQISCVYKARLGERIGALSPERVAQILAGLRFVQSAYQR, via the coding sequence ATGGATAGAGACCTCGAGGCCTTCGCGGCCATCGCGCACGACCGCATCGCCCAGGGCGAGGTGTTTTGGCTGCCGCCGGATCCCGCGCGCGGCTCGGTGCCGGGCGCGCCGCATCCGCACGTGGTGGTTCAGGACGATCTGTTCAACCGCTCGCGCATCGCTACGGTGGTGGTGTGCGCGCTCAGCACTAACCCGGCGCGCGCGGCCGAGCCGGGCAACGTCGCGCTGGAGCCCGGCGAGGGCGGGTTGCCGCGGCGCAGCGTGGTCGTGGTCTCGCAGATTTCCTGCGTGTACAAGGCGCGGTTGGGCGAGCGCATCGGCGCGCTGTCGCCCGAGCGCGTCGCCCAGATCCTGGCCGGGCTGCGTTTCGTCCAGTCCGCGTATCAGCGCTGA